The following are encoded together in the Enterobacteriaceae endosymbiont of Plateumaris braccata genome:
- the eno gene encoding phosphopyruvate hydratase, which produces MFKIKKIIGREIIDSRGNPTVEAEVQLNNGSIGRASVPSGASTGSKEAIELRDNDKNRFLGKGVLKAINSINKNINQILINQDSLDQSNIDNLMISLDGTEKKYILGANAILAVSLANARAAALFKNIPLYQHIADINGTSNEFTMPLPMINIINGGKHADNNLDIQEFMIQPICAKNIKEAVKIGSEIFHHLYKVLKSYKLITSVGDEGGFAPNLNKNSDAFEIISEAIKNAGFTLGKDITFAIDCAASELFYKNKYHLKGEGLSLNYKELTYFFCNLIKKYPIVSIEDGLDESDWEGFAYQTKILGNHIQLVGDDLFVTNTKLLKKGINLGIANAILIKLNQIGSLTETLSTIKMAKKNGYKVIISHRSGETEDTFIADLSVGINAGQIKTGSMSRSERTAKYNQLIRIEEQLNGLAPLNIHNFIK; this is translated from the coding sequence ATGTTTAAAATAAAAAAAATTATTGGTAGAGAAATAATAGACTCTAGAGGAAATCCAACAGTTGAAGCAGAAGTACAATTAAATAATGGATCTATTGGTAGAGCTTCTGTACCATCTGGAGCTTCAACTGGTTCCAAAGAAGCTATAGAGTTACGTGATAATGACAAAAATCGTTTTTTAGGAAAAGGAGTACTCAAAGCTATTAATTCAATTAACAAAAATATAAATCAAATTTTGATAAATCAAGATTCATTAGATCAGTCTAATATTGATAATCTTATGATTAGTTTAGATGGTACTGAAAAAAAATATATTCTTGGAGCAAATGCTATTTTAGCTGTATCATTAGCAAATGCTAGAGCTGCTGCTCTATTTAAAAATATTCCATTATATCAACATATTGCTGATATTAATGGAACATCTAATGAGTTTACAATGCCATTACCAATGATCAATATTATTAATGGAGGAAAACATGCAGATAATAATCTTGATATTCAAGAATTTATGATACAACCTATTTGTGCAAAAAATATAAAAGAAGCAGTTAAAATTGGATCAGAAATTTTTCATCATTTATATAAAGTATTAAAATCTTATAAATTAATTACTTCTGTAGGAGATGAAGGAGGTTTTGCACCTAATCTAAATAAAAATAGTGATGCATTTGAGATTATTTCAGAGGCTATAAAAAATGCTGGATTTACTTTAGGTAAAGATATTACTTTTGCTATTGATTGTGCAGCTTCTGAACTATTTTATAAAAATAAATATCATTTAAAAGGTGAAGGATTAAGTTTAAATTATAAAGAATTAACTTATTTTTTTTGTAATTTAATAAAAAAATATCCTATAGTTTCTATAGAAGATGGATTAGATGAATCTGATTGGGAAGGATTTGCTTACCAAACAAAAATATTAGGAAATCATATTCAATTAGTTGGTGATGATTTATTTGTTACTAATACAAAACTTTTAAAAAAAGGTATAAATCTTGGAATAGCTAATGCTATTTTAATAAAACTTAATCAAATTGGTTCTTTAACTGAAACATTATCTACTATTAAAATGGCAAAAAAAAATGGATATAAAGTGATTATATCTCATCGTTCTGGAGAAACTGAAGATACTTTTATTGCAGATTTATCTGTAGGTATAAATGCTGGACAAATTAAAACAGGATCAATGAGTCGTTCAGAACGAACAGCTAAATACAATCAATTAATAAGAATAGAAGAACAATTAAACGGTTTAGCTCCTTTAAATATACATAATTTTATTAAATAA